Proteins from a single region of Acidobacteriota bacterium:
- a CDS encoding RNA methyltransferase, protein MISIQSRQHPFVQRCRQLARGYDPETGDVLLDGLHLVGEALSAGLGGLTVAVRPDVREQPDVARLVDQLAAAGAVVLDAAAEVVAAASPVRTPSGIVAIASFRLAPLGEIFRRAPALVVAAIDVQDPGNVGAIVRSAEAAGATGVVVAGQSADPLGWKAIRGSMGSVFRTPVARAETIEGLLEGAHARGLLVIATTPAGGLALFEMDLAQPALVLVGGEGGGLAPSIVASADARMRIPMDLPVESLNVAVATGVILFEARRQRLAASRL, encoded by the coding sequence GTGATATCCATTCAGAGCCGCCAACATCCGTTCGTCCAACGCTGCCGGCAACTGGCCAGGGGATACGACCCCGAGACCGGCGACGTGCTGCTCGACGGGTTGCACCTGGTCGGGGAGGCACTGTCTGCCGGGCTGGGAGGCCTCACGGTAGCGGTGCGCCCGGACGTTCGTGAACAGCCAGATGTGGCACGGCTCGTGGACCAGCTGGCCGCCGCAGGTGCCGTCGTGCTCGATGCGGCGGCCGAAGTTGTCGCCGCCGCCAGCCCGGTGCGGACGCCATCCGGCATCGTCGCGATCGCGTCGTTCAGGCTCGCGCCGCTGGGAGAGATCTTCCGGCGCGCGCCGGCGCTCGTGGTCGCGGCAATCGACGTGCAGGATCCCGGAAACGTCGGCGCCATCGTTCGGTCGGCCGAGGCGGCGGGGGCGACCGGTGTTGTGGTCGCGGGCCAATCTGCCGACCCGCTCGGATGGAAGGCCATTCGCGGATCGATGGGCAGCGTTTTCCGAACCCCCGTCGCACGCGCCGAGACTATTGAGGGGCTGCTCGAGGGAGCACATGCGCGAGGCCTCCTCGTCATCGCGACGACACCGGCGGGAGGCCTGGCGCTGTTCGAGATGGACCTCGCACAGCCCGCGTTGGTGCTGGTCGGAGGTGAAGGCGGCGGACTGGCCCCGTCGATTGTCGCCTCCGCCGACGCCCGAATGCGGATTCCGATGGACCTGCCCGTCGAGTCGTTGAACGTTGCTGTCGCGACAGGCGTGATCCTGTTCGAGGCGCGCCGCCAACGGCTGGCTGCGAGCCGATTGTGA
- a CDS encoding MASE1 domain-containing protein — MDAVGDQVLSPIGRRVSESTALRLCLFGAAFYVAWALASLSQAGPDSVTAIWPASGMVLAVLMLSPQRRWPLWLGAMWVTNAAVGVFAGSPLLVMAAYSTTDVIEQFLAATLLVRVVGTPFTLGRLKEVVALVLVAAIGSNAITASLGGGVTALNHGLPFWPTWFSWWMSNAVGMLQVAPLILAWRDGVRYVKEKGLLGALEIGLLLATLAIVCVMVFLPYDDRHAGRGWPLYLVFPWLMWAAIRSGPFFATVASLVVAGFAIWSTVHGSGPFVAEASSVTVQVLLLQGFMSVAVLSSLLTAAVVAEYRRAQASTEQYYQLSMAREAGRIAAEEASASANRRFRVVFENANDAILLIDAGQCVDCNPRAEVLFGLSRDDVVGAALFDLSPPLQPDGQRSTEAARERLRAALAGQPQYFEWTHRRSDGALFDVEVALNAVELEGRKMLAAIVRDVTERRRLETELRQAQKMEAVGRLAGGIAHDFNNLLQVIRGFTELALDAMPEASAEHEALDEVRKATERATELTGRLLVFSRKQVIAPVVCNVNSIITDVESMLGRLIGEDIELTTDLAADLGSVKADPNLLQQVVLNLAVNARDAMPHGGKLTMRTANVRVSEADATQHGNLHAGPHAMFVVSDTGTGMPEAVQARVFEPFFTTKTREKGTGLGLSTVYGIVRQSGGHVTFTSQVGVGTVFQVLLPIVEGAAAATVADVRRAESSRGSETILLVEDDGPVRAFARTLLERSGYRVLEAAGGPDAIKIAEVFSEPIQLVLTDVIMPGMAGPEVARRVRATRPATRVLYMSGYTDDAISHHGVLDEGVALLPKPFSAEALAAKVRQVLDA, encoded by the coding sequence ATGGATGCTGTCGGCGACCAGGTTCTTTCTCCGATCGGCCGACGTGTGTCCGAGTCGACCGCGCTCCGGCTGTGCTTGTTCGGCGCGGCCTTCTACGTCGCATGGGCGCTGGCGAGCCTGTCTCAGGCCGGTCCCGACAGCGTCACCGCCATCTGGCCGGCGAGCGGCATGGTCCTGGCGGTGTTGATGCTCAGCCCTCAGCGCAGGTGGCCGCTGTGGCTGGGCGCCATGTGGGTGACCAACGCTGCTGTGGGAGTGTTCGCCGGTTCGCCGCTGCTGGTGATGGCCGCGTACTCCACGACCGACGTGATCGAGCAGTTCCTGGCCGCCACCCTGCTGGTGCGCGTGGTCGGCACTCCTTTCACACTCGGCCGACTGAAAGAAGTCGTCGCCCTTGTGCTCGTGGCGGCTATCGGCAGCAACGCGATCACCGCGAGCCTGGGCGGCGGTGTGACCGCGCTCAACCATGGGTTGCCGTTCTGGCCCACCTGGTTCAGCTGGTGGATGTCGAATGCCGTCGGGATGCTTCAGGTGGCACCACTTATTCTGGCGTGGCGCGACGGCGTGCGTTACGTCAAGGAAAAGGGCCTGCTGGGCGCTCTCGAGATCGGTCTGCTTCTCGCCACGCTGGCAATCGTCTGCGTGATGGTGTTTCTGCCGTACGACGATCGCCATGCCGGGCGTGGGTGGCCGCTATATCTCGTGTTCCCCTGGCTGATGTGGGCGGCCATTCGCAGCGGCCCGTTTTTCGCCACAGTCGCCTCGCTCGTCGTGGCTGGGTTCGCGATCTGGAGCACGGTCCACGGGTCCGGCCCATTCGTCGCCGAAGCCTCTTCGGTGACCGTCCAGGTCCTGCTGCTGCAGGGGTTCATGTCTGTCGCGGTGCTCTCGTCGCTTCTGACTGCCGCCGTCGTGGCCGAATACAGGCGCGCTCAGGCCAGCACAGAGCAGTACTATCAACTGTCGATGGCGCGCGAAGCCGGGCGAATCGCCGCCGAGGAGGCCTCGGCCAGCGCTAATCGACGGTTTCGCGTGGTGTTCGAGAACGCCAACGACGCAATCCTCCTGATTGACGCCGGGCAGTGCGTTGACTGCAATCCCCGGGCAGAGGTCTTGTTCGGCCTCTCGCGCGACGACGTGGTCGGCGCGGCGTTGTTCGATCTGTCACCGCCGCTGCAGCCGGACGGACAGCGGTCGACTGAGGCGGCCCGGGAACGACTCCGCGCAGCACTGGCGGGTCAGCCCCAGTATTTCGAATGGACCCATCGCCGCTCCGATGGCGCGCTTTTCGATGTGGAGGTGGCCCTCAATGCGGTCGAACTCGAGGGCCGCAAGATGTTGGCCGCGATCGTCCGCGACGTGACCGAACGTCGCCGCCTCGAGACCGAATTGCGTCAGGCGCAGAAGATGGAGGCGGTGGGACGGCTGGCCGGTGGGATCGCGCACGATTTCAATAACCTGCTGCAGGTGATCAGAGGATTCACGGAGCTGGCACTCGACGCGATGCCGGAGGCGAGCGCCGAGCACGAGGCGCTGGACGAGGTTCGGAAGGCGACCGAACGGGCCACAGAACTCACGGGGCGGCTGCTGGTCTTCAGCAGGAAACAGGTGATCGCGCCGGTCGTCTGCAATGTCAATTCAATCATCACCGACGTCGAGTCCATGCTGGGCCGACTGATTGGCGAAGACATCGAACTGACCACGGACCTCGCCGCCGATCTCGGGAGCGTGAAAGCCGACCCGAATCTGCTTCAGCAGGTCGTGCTCAACCTGGCGGTGAATGCCCGCGACGCCATGCCGCACGGCGGCAAGCTGACAATGAGGACGGCCAACGTCCGGGTCAGCGAGGCTGACGCCACTCAGCACGGGAATCTCCACGCCGGTCCCCACGCGATGTTCGTCGTCAGTGACACAGGGACCGGGATGCCGGAGGCCGTGCAGGCCAGGGTATTCGAGCCGTTCTTCACAACCAAGACCCGGGAGAAGGGGACCGGGCTTGGTCTGTCGACCGTCTACGGCATCGTGCGGCAAAGCGGCGGCCATGTGACGTTCACGAGTCAAGTCGGCGTGGGCACGGTGTTTCAGGTACTCCTTCCGATCGTCGAAGGTGCGGCGGCGGCAACGGTTGCCGATGTGCGTCGTGCAGAGAGCAGCCGCGGTTCGGAGACCATCCTGCTGGTCGAAGATGACGGTCCCGTGCGCGCGTTCGCGCGCACATTGCTGGAGCGCTCCGGATACAGAGTGCTGGAGGCCGCGGGCGGGCCCGACGCAATCAAGATAGCTGAGGTCTTCTCGGAGCCGATCCAACTCGTGCTCACCGACGTGATCATGCCCGGCATGGCCGGTCCGGAAGTGGCGAGGCGTGTCCGGGCGACCCGGCCGGCGACGAGGGTGCTGTACATGTCCGGGTACACCGATGATGCGATCTCACATCATGGCGTGCTGGATGAAGGGGTGGCACTCCTGCCGAAACCGTTTTCAGCCGAGGCGCTCGCCGCGAAGGTGCGGCAAGTGCTGGACGCGTAG
- a CDS encoding replication-associated recombination protein A — MRPCSFDEYVGQDALLGPGRPLREAIERDLLQSVILWGPPGTGKTTLARLIAVSTQAHFIAFSAVLAGIKEIKEVMAEAERARHARGRRTIVFVDEIHRFNKAQQDAFLPRVEGGDIVLIGATTENPSFEVNAPLLSRSQVFVLQPLCESDLVTVLSRAMGDAERGLGAERVDVDPAALSAIARYANGDARVALNLLEFAVGSAPVVHGRGVVDESFLRSSVARRALIYDKSGEEHYNLISALHKSMRNSDPDAAVYWLARMLEAGEDPMYLARRLVRFASEDVGNADPQALALTIAAKDAVHFIGMPEANTALTQAVTYLATAPKSNAVYRAYLRAAADAHSDRAEPVPLQLRNAPTKLMKTLEYGKGYEYAHDEPDAVTGMDCLPPNLTGRKYYEPTDRGFEKELKRRLDGWEALKRKRKP; from the coding sequence ATGCGGCCCTGCTCGTTCGACGAATACGTCGGCCAGGACGCGCTGCTTGGCCCCGGCCGGCCGTTGCGCGAAGCCATCGAGCGGGACCTGCTGCAGTCGGTCATCCTGTGGGGCCCGCCCGGCACGGGCAAGACGACGCTGGCGAGACTGATCGCGGTCTCGACCCAGGCCCACTTCATCGCCTTCTCGGCCGTGTTGGCCGGCATCAAGGAGATCAAGGAGGTGATGGCCGAGGCCGAGCGCGCGCGTCACGCTCGAGGGCGCCGCACGATCGTTTTCGTCGACGAGATCCACCGGTTCAACAAGGCGCAACAGGACGCCTTTCTGCCTCGGGTGGAAGGCGGCGATATCGTGCTCATCGGGGCGACGACGGAGAATCCGTCGTTCGAGGTGAATGCCCCGTTGCTCTCGCGATCGCAGGTGTTCGTGCTCCAGCCGCTTTGCGAGTCCGACCTGGTGACGGTGCTGTCGCGTGCGATGGGCGATGCCGAACGCGGCCTCGGTGCCGAGCGCGTGGACGTCGACCCGGCGGCGCTCTCCGCTATCGCCCGGTATGCCAACGGCGACGCCAGGGTGGCTCTGAATCTGCTCGAATTCGCCGTGGGGTCGGCGCCCGTCGTCCACGGCCGTGGCGTGGTTGACGAGTCGTTTCTGCGGTCATCGGTGGCCCGTCGGGCGCTCATCTACGACAAGTCCGGCGAAGAACACTACAACCTGATTTCCGCGCTGCACAAGTCCATGCGCAACAGCGATCCGGATGCCGCCGTGTACTGGCTGGCACGCATGCTGGAGGCTGGTGAGGATCCAATGTATCTGGCGCGCCGGCTCGTGCGGTTCGCGTCGGAGGATGTCGGCAACGCCGATCCGCAGGCGCTTGCCCTCACCATCGCCGCCAAGGACGCGGTCCACTTCATCGGGATGCCCGAGGCCAACACCGCGCTGACGCAGGCGGTCACGTATCTGGCGACGGCGCCAAAGAGCAATGCCGTCTACCGCGCGTACCTCCGCGCCGCCGCGGACGCGCATAGCGACCGCGCCGAGCCTGTGCCGCTGCAGCTGCGCAACGCCCCGACGAAGCTGATGAAGACGCTTGAGTACGGCAAGGGCTATGAGTACGCCCACGATGAGCCCGACGCGGTGACGGGGATGGACTGCCTTCCGCCGAATCTCACTGGCAGGAAGTACTACGAACCGACCGACCGTGGCTTCGAGAAGGAACTGAAACGCCGGCTGGACGGCTGGGAAGCCCTGAAGCGCAAGCGCAAGCCGTAG
- a CDS encoding transcription elongation factor GreA, whose protein sequence is MKSRILKRLEDEAGGLDRELRTELPREIQRARELGDLSENAEYQAAKERQSFVQARMGMLRKRMAEISLMNFDRLPRDRAAFGSTIVLREDGADAEMTYQLVMPEDADATKGLVSTSSPIGKALVGKQAGDEAVVDTPAGIRRFDIVKLTTVHDEA, encoded by the coding sequence ATGAAGTCCCGGATTCTGAAGCGTCTCGAAGACGAGGCAGGCGGTCTGGACCGGGAACTGCGGACAGAATTGCCGCGAGAGATCCAGCGCGCGCGCGAACTGGGCGATCTCAGCGAGAACGCCGAGTACCAGGCCGCCAAGGAGCGCCAGTCGTTCGTGCAGGCCCGGATGGGGATGCTGCGAAAACGGATGGCCGAGATTTCGCTGATGAACTTCGATCGCCTGCCCCGCGATCGGGCGGCGTTCGGATCGACGATTGTCCTGCGCGAAGATGGCGCCGACGCGGAAATGACCTACCAGTTGGTGATGCCGGAGGACGCGGACGCCACCAAGGGCCTGGTCTCCACCAGTTCGCCGATCGGCAAGGCGTTGGTGGGCAAGCAGGCGGGGGACGAGGCCGTCGTGGACACGCCAGCCGGCATTCGTCGCTTCGACATCGTCAAACTCACCACCGTTCACGACGAGGCCTGA